The Haloplanus sp. CK5-1 genome segment GGTCGTGTCGATACCGAGTGCCTCGTTAGTCCCACAGAAGCACGTCGTCGCGTTGAACCCGAATCCGAGCGCTCCAACGAGAGCCAACAGTCCGGTCTTGCGTTTGCCCTTCTTCAGTGTACTAATCGCCACGATAGTCAGTACAACGGCGAGCAATGAGCGGACGAGTCGGTCGCGGCCACCGACGTTCTTTTCGGCCATATCCGGATTGTAGGACGTGTCGAACTTGTACCTTTTCTCGCTGAACAGATAGTTCGTCTGACAGAGTGAGAAAAGATTATTACTATTTGATGTTGTATTCTCTTCAATGAGCAACTCACTACCACCCAACTTTTTCGAGAGTCTGACACAAAAGCAAGAGGCACTGCTAACTGTACTGGTTGATAGCAATACGGAGTATACCTCGGGAGAAAAGATACGCGAACAAACGAGAAATGAATACGAGTTTGATGTACCTGACCATCCCGGTGCCACTGCGGGCGTTGTAGCGGGATTTACTAATCGATATTCCAAGCAATTCAGCGTCAACTTGGTTCCGGCTCGGGGCGTTGAAGGGAAGAAAGGACACTACGAGTTCAAACTCGGAGAGACATATACTGACGAAATCCGCGACCGACTCGGATAGGTTTGTACCGTCAAGAGTGTCGTGATAGCATGTGGCCCGTGATTGCTGGCTGACTGTGATGGGGTATTCTCTCTGTGGCAATTCTAAGGCCGGTAAGCGGTTCCAAGAGCGGGGCCGTGGTATCGCCATGTTAACATACTATTCTCTCGGAGCCGTCTCGCGGTCGTGGGCGGTGGCGAGTCAGCATTTGTGAGTGTGGGATAGAACGAGTCTGTAGTCACCTACGTCACGGTCAGCGTTTGCTCAATCACGACCGAGTTCGTCGGCGTGTGGACAACACGGACAGTAATACTCTCGCCACTATTGAGTTCACATTCGGAACTGGCTAATCGGAACGTGGCGGTTTCGCCTGCTGTCCACTCCCCGTCAGCCTCGCCAATTGGCCCACCTACTGAGTTATATGAGTTGTCGAAAATATCGTCGCCACGAACGTACTCGCTCGTCGGTACGGGGTCGCCGCCACTTGCTGGTAAGTTCACTAATCGACCGGATTTCCCACAGGCGTCCTGTGCATTGACGGCAATTTCGAGGTTGGAAGCGGATAGCGTGTCACCTGCGATATGAGTTATATTCACTTTTCCACCATTGTTTCCGTCTTGTGTCACAAGTTCACCGCTTGACTGACCAACGATTGGGCCGGGTTGATTAACGTCGTCGGTAAACCCGAGTGCAAACACCGAGATTACAGAAGCGAGTATCACTACGATAGCGACCATTAGGATGTTCGCTATAACCGGTGAAACGGCTCGTGACGACGAACTCACTATATTTCCTTGTTCAATATCTTGATACTAATTCGTTCGGATTTACTGTGAACTTAACGCGGCGGAACTCGAACCCGACGACGGAGAGTAATACCGGTCGGCTATTCGTTCTCTATTCAGCCATGAGCGGGTGTATTGACGGCTCTAACTTGACTTTCGGAGATAGCCGTACCGCCAGCAAGCCGAGAGAGCGACGTGAGCGCACTGTGAGCGTGGTCGCCACCCGAGCGAGTGTGTTGGGGCGTCAATTATGATGGGCGTTGTGCGGCGCTGTAGGACTGTGTGAGGGCGTTCTAATTCCCTGTGGTAATCAATATTATCTTATAAATGCGCAAGAATAATAAGTTTATAGAACGTAGTATATAGTAGGTACACTGCCTCTTCGGGGCGATTTCGGTAAAAGCCCGCCTGATGGAACAGGCAGGCAGTGGCCTTCGGAGATGAAAGCCAATGAAAACTATCGACGCCGAGAGACTTGAGAGTACCGACCTTGACCAGCGCGACGTTCGCGCCCTAACGGAGTATATGACGACGCTTCCGCTCGGGGGAGAGGTGTACTCCGTGACGACACAGAGCGGGTCAGAGTACCGTGTAGACGCCGTTGAAGACCGGTGTACCTGTCCTGACGCCGAGTACAACCTACCAACCGACGATGGTCGCAAGCGGTGTAAGCACGCCGCGAGGGTCGCCTTCGCCACGGGAGAGCGACCGATTCCGGCATGGGTCGACGCCGACGAGGTAGACGCCCAGCTGGGGGAACACGTCGAAGGTACGCCGAAGGTCGCCATGACCGACGGTGGCGTGACGTTGGCCTCGTTCGCTACCGAGGAAGATGACGAAGATGGGTGCTGGTGCGACGGGCATGATATGCCGTGTTTCGACTGTTACAACGCCGGTCGCCGTGACCTTCCGGGTGAAGACGAATGACGGACACTCCGAGGTGTCCCGGTTGCGATAGGGAACTCGAATACGGAGCGTTGTTGGACTGTGTGACCGGCCAGCGCGGATGGGCCTGTAACGAGTGTAACACGGCCTACTCGTCGCTTGAGGTGGGTCAATGAGCCGGCTGTCTCCGGCGGCGGCTCTGAACGGCGTACAGTGTGGGAACGTGTGTTCCGGCTGTCATCGGGGAATTCGGACGGGTGATAAGGCTATCGCGTATGGAACTTACTACGACGGCGACGGCTGGATTGTCAGACGAGTGTGGTGTTCGGATTGCGGGAAGACGACTATCGGATTACCGACCGACGGTGCTGACGAGGTAGTGGTGGAAGCCGTATATTGGCGGTCAGGGCTGGTCGGTGCCAAGACCGTGGACCGGAGTCGGCCCTGACACAGACCAACCGAGTTTATATTTGACAGTCGTCTTTATCGAAATAGTGGTAGAGCCAACTGTCGCAAACGTTGTCGGGACAATCAATTTCCAGCGGGAGATTGCCTTGGACGCTCTTGCCGATACGTTCTCCCAGCGTGACGAGATTACTGACGTGACCTACGAACCCGGCGAAAACCATTGGCTACAAACTCATTTTGCGCCCGACGATACCTATGTCCCATTTTATCGGAGTGGCAAATGTTCTATTGTTGGTGGTAACTCTGTCGAACATTTCTACGAAGTGGCCGAGCGGGTCAATAACGTTATGCGAGACATTCTTGAGTTAGAGTACGAACCACAGGTAGAAATCAGTAACATCGTTGCTACTTGGGATACTGGTTCCCCGATTTCATTAGAGGCCCTCACAATCGAACTTGGAATGACTCAAACCGAGTACGAACCAGAACAATTCCCCGCACTCATGTATCGGGGAGAAGATTACGTGATACTGGTATTTTCGAGCGGCAAAGTTCTCTGCACCGGCTTAAGTAACCTTGACGACGTAACTGATGCGATTGAGGATATGGTATCCCGGCTTCAAGCGGTCGTGTAATCACAAGTCTTCTTCGCTAAAAATCAACTTCGCGCCGTTCTCTTCAAGTCACTCGGCAATCACATTATCGTCGGAGATAGGTTTTCAGACTACAGTATCATGATACTTGAGAAAACCATTTTAACTCAACACGCCCACTATTCCGATAATGGCACGAACAGTGAATATTGAGGTAATTTGTGATTCAGATAGCGAAGGTGGGATTGAGACGTTCGGTGTTGCTTCCGAACACAGGCCTGACTTACCGGAGCCGTTTAATAACTCACTTCAGGAATGGGTTCGAGAGAATTTCGAGAATGAACTTGATAAAGGTCAAACAATTTCTGAAGCGGGCGAGATGGTGTATGAGCCTAATGGCGGAATCATAGAGTTTCGGACGAAAGATTAGTCAAGTAGACGCGGTATTCCTCTGTATCCAACAAATTAATTATCCCCGCCAGCATCAGGGAACAGTTCGCGCACTATTCGGAGCCGCTGAAGTTTCTTGAGTTCGTTCCAAATCCTTGGTCGCTTTTCTTTGGGAATCCCGTACAGGTCTAACACCGCACGCTCAATTTCCCAATCCAAGTCCTCGTCTATCTGTTCATCGTCATCGGTGGCGCTCTTCACCAAGTCTACAAACTCGTCGTAGGCTTTCTTTTCATCAGGGTCGTCAAAGTCAACAGCGGGGATAGGGAGCGACATGATGAAACTCTGTGGGTGGCGAGGATAAGATTGCCATTCGACAATCCCCTTCGTCTTGGAATAGTAGTAGAGCATGGCCCGTGAGTTCAGGAAGCCGAGGAAATACTCAACGTCATACTGGTCAAATGGTTCGTCCTTCTCTTCCGCCGGTCGAAAGGACATTACAGATTTCAAACATCTGTCGTCAGTATAGTCAACTGTTGCATAGAATCCTACCCCGGCCTCACGAATGAGCAACTTGGGGGGTTCAAACCGCCATGCGTCCTTCAGTCCTATCCCTTCCACATCGGCGTCAATGTAGGCATTATCGGTAGTTCGGTACCGGTTGACGTGTTCTCCAAAGTAAATCGGCGTATCACTCTCTTTTGTAGGCTCTTCTTTCACGATTCGACGAGTAGCAATAGCGTCCTCAAATTCAAACTCTTCTCCACAGTCGCTAGTTGTCCACTCTGGCTCAAGAGACCAGTTTCTGACACGTAGTGATTAGAATGACGCGACTGAATCAGTCGCCTGATTCAGCCGCTGCCCGGATTCCTGTGTGTGATGGAGTTCCCAAGACTCAAACGCATCCTCACAGATCCGGACGAGTACATTTCGAGCAGCCAGTTGAAGTCTCTTAGCATGGAGTTGCTTGAGCTGATACCGATGGAAGGAATCGAGGGCTCCGGCCTCGATTCCGAGGAAATCATGGAAGTCGTCTTACGAGCTGCTGTTGACACAACCTCCGTCAACGGTGTCACGACGAACACTGAGGACACGCCAAACCGCGAGCCAGTGATGGACTGGTTGCACACCTTGGAGAAAGAGCCGATGCTTGATGCTGTCAACGATATCCTCGCACTGGTGGCGATGACGGTTCTCGACCGCGGCGGGTCGAGAACCATCTGTCTGGACTTCATGGACAATCCGTTCCACGGTCATCCAGACGACGAGGACGAGTTCAGGAGAATGGAAGCACGAGATGGAACCACGAAGTGTCACCGGTACTGTACTGCGTTCGTCATCGCGCAGGGAAAGCCACTCACACTGGCGGTTGAACCAGTTGACGGCGAGGACAGCAAGGCCGACGCGGTCGAGCGCGTGCTCGCCCGCGTCGAAACATACCCATTCGAGACCGACCAGATCCTCATGGACAGGGACGCCTTTGTCGGGGAGTTAATCGGTATTCTTCGGGAGACAGCACCGCCAGTCTTTCCGGTCATAACCCGGAAAGACTCGCTCCGGAAGAAACTCTCCAAGGCCGCGTCACACATGACCGAAGAGACGATTTGCGAAGGGAAAGAGCACGAACAGACGTATCCACTGGCGGTGAACGTTACCTATCAGAACGGTGACCGCGGAAAGTCTGGTGTGAAAGCGACAGGATACGCGGCGTACGGTCTGGAAGACCGCACGCCCGCGCAAGTCGCTACGACCTACAACAAGCGTTCACGGATAGAGAAGAGCTACGAGAAGTTCCGAGAAGCGCGTGCCCTGACAACAACGCCATCGACGACAATCCGGCTGTTCTACGTGGGCGTGGGGTTTCTGTTAGAGCAGTTGTGGCTCGTGTTACAGTGGGCCGTGCTCGCCCGACCACGGCGGGGCGGGCGAGCACTTCCGAAAACATTCGCGTTTGGTGACGCGTTTTTGCACGGGATCGAACGGGTGTTAGACGACGAACTCGGCTGGAAAGAGAAGTACCGGACTAACGGAGAAGGACTGCCAGCAGGATACGAACACGGACTCGGTTGAGCCGCCTCGCTTCGGCGAAGCGAGGCTGGCGAACAGCGACAGCTGTCTTCGGAGATCAGTCTGAACGACAACTACAGCCAAAACAATCCAGATTTGTGACTCTTCCTCAACTCTCCGTGGCGTCAGATGTGTACTTCGTCTCGTATCAGCGTCCTTACCGTGTTAGACCGGACTCTTGTTGCCGCCGCCATCAAGAGAGTGGACAACTAGCGACAGTGGTCACACGTCTTTGAGTAATAGCCCCCACCTTTCGATTCGGCTCGTTTTCGCGGAAACGGACTCCATTCCG includes the following:
- a CDS encoding DUF2892 domain-containing protein → MAEKNVGGRDRLVRSLLAVVLTIVAISTLKKGKRKTGLLALVGALGFGFNATTCFCGTNEALGIDTTDE
- a CDS encoding type IV pilin produces the protein MVAIVVILASVISVFALGFTDDVNQPGPIVGQSSGELVTQDGNNGGKVNITHIAGDTLSASNLEIAVNAQDACGKSGRLVNLPASGGDPVPTSEYVRGDDIFDNSYNSVGGPIGEADGEWTAGETATFRLASSECELNSGESITVRVVHTPTNSVVIEQTLTVT
- a CDS encoding SWIM zinc finger family protein; protein product: MKTIDAERLESTDLDQRDVRALTEYMTTLPLGGEVYSVTTQSGSEYRVDAVEDRCTCPDAEYNLPTDDGRKRCKHAARVAFATGERPIPAWVDADEVDAQLGEHVEGTPKVAMTDGGVTLASFATEEDDEDGCWCDGHDMPCFDCYNAGRRDLPGEDE
- a CDS encoding transcription factor; this encodes MVEPTVANVVGTINFQREIALDALADTFSQRDEITDVTYEPGENHWLQTHFAPDDTYVPFYRSGKCSIVGGNSVEHFYEVAERVNNVMRDILELEYEPQVEISNIVATWDTGSPISLEALTIELGMTQTEYEPEQFPALMYRGEDYVILVFSSGKVLCTGLSNLDDVTDAIEDMVSRLQAVV
- a CDS encoding TaqI-like C-terminal specificity domain-containing protein, whose amino-acid sequence is MKEEPTKESDTPIYFGEHVNRYRTTDNAYIDADVEGIGLKDAWRFEPPKLLIREAGVGFYATVDYTDDRCLKSVMSFRPAEEKDEPFDQYDVEYFLGFLNSRAMLYYYSKTKGIVEWQSYPRHPQSFIMSLPIPAVDFDDPDEKKAYDEFVDLVKSATDDDEQIDEDLDWEIERAVLDLYGIPKEKRPRIWNELKKLQRLRIVRELFPDAGGDN
- a CDS encoding ISH3 family transposase encodes the protein MEFPRLKRILTDPDEYISSSQLKSLSMELLELIPMEGIEGSGLDSEEIMEVVLRAAVDTTSVNGVTTNTEDTPNREPVMDWLHTLEKEPMLDAVNDILALVAMTVLDRGGSRTICLDFMDNPFHGHPDDEDEFRRMEARDGTTKCHRYCTAFVIAQGKPLTLAVEPVDGEDSKADAVERVLARVETYPFETDQILMDRDAFVGELIGILRETAPPVFPVITRKDSLRKKLSKAASHMTEETICEGKEHEQTYPLAVNVTYQNGDRGKSGVKATGYAAYGLEDRTPAQVATTYNKRSRIEKSYEKFREARALTTTPSTTIRLFYVGVGFLLEQLWLVLQWAVLARPRRGGRALPKTFAFGDAFLHGIERVLDDELGWKEKYRTNGEGLPAGYEHGLG